One Panicum virgatum strain AP13 chromosome 3N, P.virgatum_v5, whole genome shotgun sequence DNA segment encodes these proteins:
- the LOC120667668 gene encoding protein SCARECROW-like → MQDSLSLMQFHDPYIYSGNAVVGANLPLSSSSHSFLPHHQEFVHTGDRCPGKDVPEFVDQAAAEVSGEQELAVNKEVSGRGGDGAVEEHQNGAATARGEEEAHGVRMIALLMECAVAVSVGNLADANGMLLELGQMASPYASSCGERLVAYFTKAMAARLMSSWVGICAPLAPPCAAVHAAFRAFYNVSPLARFAYLACNKAILEAFHGKRLVHIVDLDVVPGGALQWLSLLPALAARPGGPPLLRVTGFGVSASALHDTGNQLAGLASKLSIPFEFYAVAKRPGDVDAAAAVPSRRPGEALAVHWLRHAMYDAAGGDGATMRLVRWLEPKVLTLVEQERGGAPGDGGGAGHDHGHFLDRFVSALHHYSALFDSLGASRPADEDASRHLVEHGVLGREIGNVLAVGGPSRSGRDKLGCWQAELARHGFLRAGGAGRAQLVAGACPPGLGYTVADDHDGTVRLGWKGTPLYAVSTWTWCPSPHAQR, encoded by the coding sequence ATGCAAGATTCTCTAAGCTTGATGCAGTTCCATGATCCGTACATCTACAGCGGCAACGCTGTCGTCGGCGCCAACCTGCCACTGTCGTCGTCATCACACTCTTTCTTGCCTCATCACCAAGAATTTGTTCATACGGGTGATCGTTGCCCCGGCAAGGACGTGCCGGAGTTCGTCGACCAGGCCGCGGCCGAGGTAAGCGGCGAGCAGGAGTTGGCAGTAAACAAGGAGGTTTCTGGGAGAGGAGGTGATGGCGCGGTGGAGGAGCATCAGAATGGGGCGGCGACGGCcaggggcgaggaggaggctcaCGGCGTGCGGATGATCGCGCTGCTCATGGAGTGCGCGGTGGCCGTGTCCGTGGGCAACCTCGCCGACGCCAACGGGATGCTCCTGGAGCTGGGGCAGATGGCGTCACCGTACGCGTCGTCGTGCGGCGAGCGGCTCGTGGCCTACTTCACcaaggccatggcggcgcggctgATGAGCTCGTGGGTCGGCATCTGcgcgccgctggcgccgccgtgcgcggccGTCCACGCCGCGTTCAGGGCCTTCTACAACGTCTCGCCGCTCGCGAGGTTCGCCTACCTGGCGTGCAACAAGGCCATCCTGGAGGCGTTCCACGGCAAGCGCCTTGTCCACATTGTGGACCTCGACGTCGTGCCCGGCGGCGCGCTCCAGTGGCTCTCGCTCCTCCCCGCGCTGGCGGCGCGGCCTGGCGGCCCGCCTTTGCTCCGCGTGACCGGGTTCGGCGTGTCGGCGTCGGCGCTCCATGACACCGGCAACCAGCTTGCCGGCCTGGCGAGCAAGCTGAGCATCCCGTTCGAGTTCTACGCCGTCGCGAAGCGGCCCGGTGACGTCGACGCAGCGGCAGCAGTGCCCAGCAGGAGGCCAGGGGAGGCCCTGGCCGTGCACTGGCTGCGGCACGCCATGTACGACGCGGCCGGGGGCGACGGCGCCACCATGCGGCTGGTGCGGTGGCTGGAGCCCAAGGTGCTGACGCTGGTGGAGCAGGAGCGGGGCGGGGCgcccggggacggcggcggcgcgggccacgACCACGGCCACTTCCTGGACCGGTTCGTCTCCGCGCTGCACCACTACTCGGCGCTGTTCGACTCCCTGGGCGCGTCGCGGCCGGCCGACGAGGACGCGAGCAGGCACCTGGTGGAGCACGGCGTGCTCGGCAGGGAGATCGGCAACGTGCTGGCGGTGGGCGGGCCGTCGCGGAGCGGGCGGGACAAGTTGGGCTGCTGGCAGGCGGAGCTCGCCCGGCACGGGTTCCTGCGCGCCGGAGGAGCCGGGCGCGCGCAGCTGGTGGCCGGGGCGTGCCCGCCGGGGCTGGGCTACACGGTGGCGGACGACCACGACGGCACGGTGCGACTGGGGTGGAAGGGCACGCCGCTGTACGCGGTCTCCACATGGACGTGGTGCCCCTCGCCCCACGCGCAGCGTTAA
- the LOC120665122 gene encoding probable galacturonosyltransferase 7 isoform X1, with protein sequence MKGPGTAAGSAAPAGKRRWRCVAAAGAAVALAFFSVVVPLAVLLGLHARFPSMYLVDESAVSVYDGSEGGSWEPIPTEENDTLQVNNTVKEFVLPTPKEWTNTNGSQSDTVIGNISIHPASPIQQDTVLENSSLLNLLQITGTYLRDSFEQGLPGDENGKSCQLEFGSYCLWSVEHEEVMKDFIVKRLKDQLFVARAYYPSIVKLDGMENLSHEMKQNIQEHGHMLSEAISDADLPELHRVNMAKMDQTIAAAKSCDAECTNVEKKLTQLLDMTEDEALFHARQSAYLYRLGVQTLPKSLHCLSMRLTVDYFNASSDMEHSDAEKFGNPAFQHHVIFSTNLLASSMTINSSVINSEESANMVFHLMTDGQNFYAFKNWFIRNSYKGATIRVLNFEYLQMKNLGNGIVDQLSPSEEFRITSNSNALTLNTLTRTEYISMFGHSLFLLPELFTNLKRVIVLEDDTIVQRDLSLLWNLDLKGKVIGAVQFCQVKFHQLRAYLPDFPYNSSSCIWMSGVSIIDLDEWREHDVTGIHHRILEKLRHDTEASWRSAALPAGLLAFQNLIHPIEGQWVQFGLGHDYGLAHGAIKKAAILHYNGNMKPWLELGIHRYKKYWKRYLPRDDVFMMDCNVNP encoded by the exons ATGAAGGGCCCGGGAACGGCGGCCGGCTCCGCGGCCCCGGCGGGGaagaggcggtggcggtgcgtggcggcggcgggcgccgcggTGGCGCTGGCCTTCTTCTCCGTCGTCGTGCCGCTCGCCGTGCTCCTCGGCCTCCACGCGCGCTTCCCCTCGA TGTACTTGGTTGACGAGAGCGCTGTGTCG GTTTATGACGGCAGCGAAGGTGGTAGTTGGGAGCCAATTCCGACGGAG GAAAATGACACATTGCAGGTCAACAACACCGTGAAGGAGTTTGTGCTGCCTACTCCGAAG GAGTGGACCAATACAAATGGCAGTCAATCCGACACGGTTATTGGTAATATCTCAATTCATCCAG CTTCTCCTATCCAGCAAGATACAGTATTGGAAAATTCTTCGTTGCTCAAT CTTTTGCAGATTACTGGCACTTATCTGAGGGACAGTTTTGAGCAAGGTTTACCTGGTGATGAGAATGGAAAATCCTGTCAGCTTGAGTTTGGAAGCTATTGTCTTTGGTCTGTAGAACATGAGGAAGTCATGAAAGATTTCATAGTGAAGCGACTTAAAGATCAGCTGTTTGTTGCGAGAGCTTACTATCCAAGCATTGTGAAACTTGATGGAATGGAAAACCTTTCACATGAAATGAAACAAAATATCCAAGAACATGGGCATATGCTTAGTGAAGCCATATCTGATGCTGATCTTCCTGAACT TCATAGAGTCAATATGGCCAAGATGGATCAGACAATTGCTGCAGCTAAATCATGTGACGCAGAATGCACTAATGTTGAGAAAAAGCTGACGCAGTTGCTTGATatgactgaagatgaagctctTTTTCATGCAAGACAGAGCGCTTATCTTTACAGGCTTGGAGTTCAGACATTGCCCAAGAGCCTCCACTGCCTTTCAATGAGATTGACTGTTGATTACTTCAATGCATCATCTGACATGGAGCATTCAGATGCTGAAAAGTTTGGAAATCCAGCATTCCAACACCATGTCATTTTCTCCACCAACCTTCTTGCGTCATCCATGACTATCAACTCAAGTGTGATAAATTCTGAG GAATCAGCAAATATGGTTTTCCATCTGATGACCGATGGACAAAACTTTTATGCATTTAAGAACTGGTTCATCAGAAATTCCTACAAGGGAGCTACCATAAGAGTCCTTAATTTTGAATATTTGCAAATGAAGAATTTGGGTAATGGGATAGTTGATCAATTATCACCATCTGAAGAGTTCCGAATCACCTCCAATAGCAATGCTCTAACGTTAAACACTCTTACGAGGACTGAGTATATTTCAATGTTTGGGCACTCCCTTTTCTTGCTTCCTGAATTGTTTACCAATCTTAAAAGGGTCATTGTCTTGGAAGACGATACTATAGTCCAGAGAGACTTGTCGCTCCTGTGGAACCTTGACTTAAAGGGAAAAGTGATTGGTGCTGTCCAGTTTTGTCAAGTTAAATTTCATCAACTCAGAGCATACTTGCCTGACTTCCCCTATAATTCTAGTTCATGCATATGGATGTCTGGAGTGAGCATTATTGATCTCGATGAATGGAGGGAACATGATGTCACTGGAATTCATCACCGAATTCTAGAGAAG CTGCGACATGACACAGAAGCTTCCTGGAGATCTGCAGCACTCCCTGCAGGCCTGCTTGCTTTTCAAAATCTGATCCATCCTATTGAAGGCCAGTGGGTTCAATTCGGGCTTGGCCATGACTATGGACTCGCTCATGGTGCTATAAAGAAAGCTGCCATATTGCACTACAATGGTAACATGAAACCCTGGTTAGAGCTTGGGATACACCGGTACAAAAAATACTGGAAGAGGTACCTGCCAAGGGATGATGTATTTATGATGGATTGCAATGTAAACCCATGA
- the LOC120665122 gene encoding probable galacturonosyltransferase 7 isoform X3, translating into MKGPGTAAGSAAPAGKRRWRCVAAAGAAVALAFFSVVVPLAVLLGLHARFPSMYLVDESAVSVYDGSEGGSWEPIPTEENDTLQVNNTVKEFVLPTPKEWTNTNGSQSDTVIASPIQQDTVLENSSLLNLLQITGTYLRDSFEQGLPGDENGKSCQLEFGSYCLWSVEHEEVMKDFIVKRLKDQLFVARAYYPSIVKLDGMENLSHEMKQNIQEHGHMLSEAISDADLPELHRVNMAKMDQTIAAAKSCDAECTNVEKKLTQLLDMTEDEALFHARQSAYLYRLGVQTLPKSLHCLSMRLTVDYFNASSDMEHSDAEKFGNPAFQHHVIFSTNLLASSMTINSSVINSEESANMVFHLMTDGQNFYAFKNWFIRNSYKGATIRVLNFEYLQMKNLGNGIVDQLSPSEEFRITSNSNALTLNTLTRTEYISMFGHSLFLLPELFTNLKRVIVLEDDTIVQRDLSLLWNLDLKGKVIGAVQFCQVKFHQLRAYLPDFPYNSSSCIWMSGVSIIDLDEWREHDVTGIHHRILEKLRHDTEASWRSAALPAGLLAFQNLIHPIEGQWVQFGLGHDYGLAHGAIKKAAILHYNGNMKPWLELGIHRYKKYWKRYLPRDDVFMMDCNVNP; encoded by the exons ATGAAGGGCCCGGGAACGGCGGCCGGCTCCGCGGCCCCGGCGGGGaagaggcggtggcggtgcgtggcggcggcgggcgccgcggTGGCGCTGGCCTTCTTCTCCGTCGTCGTGCCGCTCGCCGTGCTCCTCGGCCTCCACGCGCGCTTCCCCTCGA TGTACTTGGTTGACGAGAGCGCTGTGTCG GTTTATGACGGCAGCGAAGGTGGTAGTTGGGAGCCAATTCCGACGGAG GAAAATGACACATTGCAGGTCAACAACACCGTGAAGGAGTTTGTGCTGCCTACTCCGAAG GAGTGGACCAATACAAATGGCAGTCAATCCGACACGGTTATTG CTTCTCCTATCCAGCAAGATACAGTATTGGAAAATTCTTCGTTGCTCAAT CTTTTGCAGATTACTGGCACTTATCTGAGGGACAGTTTTGAGCAAGGTTTACCTGGTGATGAGAATGGAAAATCCTGTCAGCTTGAGTTTGGAAGCTATTGTCTTTGGTCTGTAGAACATGAGGAAGTCATGAAAGATTTCATAGTGAAGCGACTTAAAGATCAGCTGTTTGTTGCGAGAGCTTACTATCCAAGCATTGTGAAACTTGATGGAATGGAAAACCTTTCACATGAAATGAAACAAAATATCCAAGAACATGGGCATATGCTTAGTGAAGCCATATCTGATGCTGATCTTCCTGAACT TCATAGAGTCAATATGGCCAAGATGGATCAGACAATTGCTGCAGCTAAATCATGTGACGCAGAATGCACTAATGTTGAGAAAAAGCTGACGCAGTTGCTTGATatgactgaagatgaagctctTTTTCATGCAAGACAGAGCGCTTATCTTTACAGGCTTGGAGTTCAGACATTGCCCAAGAGCCTCCACTGCCTTTCAATGAGATTGACTGTTGATTACTTCAATGCATCATCTGACATGGAGCATTCAGATGCTGAAAAGTTTGGAAATCCAGCATTCCAACACCATGTCATTTTCTCCACCAACCTTCTTGCGTCATCCATGACTATCAACTCAAGTGTGATAAATTCTGAG GAATCAGCAAATATGGTTTTCCATCTGATGACCGATGGACAAAACTTTTATGCATTTAAGAACTGGTTCATCAGAAATTCCTACAAGGGAGCTACCATAAGAGTCCTTAATTTTGAATATTTGCAAATGAAGAATTTGGGTAATGGGATAGTTGATCAATTATCACCATCTGAAGAGTTCCGAATCACCTCCAATAGCAATGCTCTAACGTTAAACACTCTTACGAGGACTGAGTATATTTCAATGTTTGGGCACTCCCTTTTCTTGCTTCCTGAATTGTTTACCAATCTTAAAAGGGTCATTGTCTTGGAAGACGATACTATAGTCCAGAGAGACTTGTCGCTCCTGTGGAACCTTGACTTAAAGGGAAAAGTGATTGGTGCTGTCCAGTTTTGTCAAGTTAAATTTCATCAACTCAGAGCATACTTGCCTGACTTCCCCTATAATTCTAGTTCATGCATATGGATGTCTGGAGTGAGCATTATTGATCTCGATGAATGGAGGGAACATGATGTCACTGGAATTCATCACCGAATTCTAGAGAAG CTGCGACATGACACAGAAGCTTCCTGGAGATCTGCAGCACTCCCTGCAGGCCTGCTTGCTTTTCAAAATCTGATCCATCCTATTGAAGGCCAGTGGGTTCAATTCGGGCTTGGCCATGACTATGGACTCGCTCATGGTGCTATAAAGAAAGCTGCCATATTGCACTACAATGGTAACATGAAACCCTGGTTAGAGCTTGGGATACACCGGTACAAAAAATACTGGAAGAGGTACCTGCCAAGGGATGATGTATTTATGATGGATTGCAATGTAAACCCATGA
- the LOC120665122 gene encoding probable galacturonosyltransferase 7 isoform X2 → MKGPGTAAGSAAPAGKRRWRCVAAAGAAVALAFFSVVVPLAVLLGLHARFPSMYLVDESAVSVYDGSEGGSWEPIPTEENDTLQVNNTVKEFVLPTPKEWTNTNGSQSDTVIGNISIHPASPIQQDTVLENSSLLNITGTYLRDSFEQGLPGDENGKSCQLEFGSYCLWSVEHEEVMKDFIVKRLKDQLFVARAYYPSIVKLDGMENLSHEMKQNIQEHGHMLSEAISDADLPELHRVNMAKMDQTIAAAKSCDAECTNVEKKLTQLLDMTEDEALFHARQSAYLYRLGVQTLPKSLHCLSMRLTVDYFNASSDMEHSDAEKFGNPAFQHHVIFSTNLLASSMTINSSVINSEESANMVFHLMTDGQNFYAFKNWFIRNSYKGATIRVLNFEYLQMKNLGNGIVDQLSPSEEFRITSNSNALTLNTLTRTEYISMFGHSLFLLPELFTNLKRVIVLEDDTIVQRDLSLLWNLDLKGKVIGAVQFCQVKFHQLRAYLPDFPYNSSSCIWMSGVSIIDLDEWREHDVTGIHHRILEKLRHDTEASWRSAALPAGLLAFQNLIHPIEGQWVQFGLGHDYGLAHGAIKKAAILHYNGNMKPWLELGIHRYKKYWKRYLPRDDVFMMDCNVNP, encoded by the exons ATGAAGGGCCCGGGAACGGCGGCCGGCTCCGCGGCCCCGGCGGGGaagaggcggtggcggtgcgtggcggcggcgggcgccgcggTGGCGCTGGCCTTCTTCTCCGTCGTCGTGCCGCTCGCCGTGCTCCTCGGCCTCCACGCGCGCTTCCCCTCGA TGTACTTGGTTGACGAGAGCGCTGTGTCG GTTTATGACGGCAGCGAAGGTGGTAGTTGGGAGCCAATTCCGACGGAG GAAAATGACACATTGCAGGTCAACAACACCGTGAAGGAGTTTGTGCTGCCTACTCCGAAG GAGTGGACCAATACAAATGGCAGTCAATCCGACACGGTTATTGGTAATATCTCAATTCATCCAG CTTCTCCTATCCAGCAAGATACAGTATTGGAAAATTCTTCGTTGCTCAAT ATTACTGGCACTTATCTGAGGGACAGTTTTGAGCAAGGTTTACCTGGTGATGAGAATGGAAAATCCTGTCAGCTTGAGTTTGGAAGCTATTGTCTTTGGTCTGTAGAACATGAGGAAGTCATGAAAGATTTCATAGTGAAGCGACTTAAAGATCAGCTGTTTGTTGCGAGAGCTTACTATCCAAGCATTGTGAAACTTGATGGAATGGAAAACCTTTCACATGAAATGAAACAAAATATCCAAGAACATGGGCATATGCTTAGTGAAGCCATATCTGATGCTGATCTTCCTGAACT TCATAGAGTCAATATGGCCAAGATGGATCAGACAATTGCTGCAGCTAAATCATGTGACGCAGAATGCACTAATGTTGAGAAAAAGCTGACGCAGTTGCTTGATatgactgaagatgaagctctTTTTCATGCAAGACAGAGCGCTTATCTTTACAGGCTTGGAGTTCAGACATTGCCCAAGAGCCTCCACTGCCTTTCAATGAGATTGACTGTTGATTACTTCAATGCATCATCTGACATGGAGCATTCAGATGCTGAAAAGTTTGGAAATCCAGCATTCCAACACCATGTCATTTTCTCCACCAACCTTCTTGCGTCATCCATGACTATCAACTCAAGTGTGATAAATTCTGAG GAATCAGCAAATATGGTTTTCCATCTGATGACCGATGGACAAAACTTTTATGCATTTAAGAACTGGTTCATCAGAAATTCCTACAAGGGAGCTACCATAAGAGTCCTTAATTTTGAATATTTGCAAATGAAGAATTTGGGTAATGGGATAGTTGATCAATTATCACCATCTGAAGAGTTCCGAATCACCTCCAATAGCAATGCTCTAACGTTAAACACTCTTACGAGGACTGAGTATATTTCAATGTTTGGGCACTCCCTTTTCTTGCTTCCTGAATTGTTTACCAATCTTAAAAGGGTCATTGTCTTGGAAGACGATACTATAGTCCAGAGAGACTTGTCGCTCCTGTGGAACCTTGACTTAAAGGGAAAAGTGATTGGTGCTGTCCAGTTTTGTCAAGTTAAATTTCATCAACTCAGAGCATACTTGCCTGACTTCCCCTATAATTCTAGTTCATGCATATGGATGTCTGGAGTGAGCATTATTGATCTCGATGAATGGAGGGAACATGATGTCACTGGAATTCATCACCGAATTCTAGAGAAG CTGCGACATGACACAGAAGCTTCCTGGAGATCTGCAGCACTCCCTGCAGGCCTGCTTGCTTTTCAAAATCTGATCCATCCTATTGAAGGCCAGTGGGTTCAATTCGGGCTTGGCCATGACTATGGACTCGCTCATGGTGCTATAAAGAAAGCTGCCATATTGCACTACAATGGTAACATGAAACCCTGGTTAGAGCTTGGGATACACCGGTACAAAAAATACTGGAAGAGGTACCTGCCAAGGGATGATGTATTTATGATGGATTGCAATGTAAACCCATGA
- the LOC120665122 gene encoding probable galacturonosyltransferase 7 isoform X4: MKGPGTAAGSAAPAGKRRWRCVAAAGAAVALAFFSVVVPLAVLLGLHARFPSMYLVDESAVSVYDGSEGGSWEPIPTEENDTLQVNNTVKEFVLPTPKEWTNTNGSQSDTVIASPIQQDTVLENSSLLNITGTYLRDSFEQGLPGDENGKSCQLEFGSYCLWSVEHEEVMKDFIVKRLKDQLFVARAYYPSIVKLDGMENLSHEMKQNIQEHGHMLSEAISDADLPELHRVNMAKMDQTIAAAKSCDAECTNVEKKLTQLLDMTEDEALFHARQSAYLYRLGVQTLPKSLHCLSMRLTVDYFNASSDMEHSDAEKFGNPAFQHHVIFSTNLLASSMTINSSVINSEESANMVFHLMTDGQNFYAFKNWFIRNSYKGATIRVLNFEYLQMKNLGNGIVDQLSPSEEFRITSNSNALTLNTLTRTEYISMFGHSLFLLPELFTNLKRVIVLEDDTIVQRDLSLLWNLDLKGKVIGAVQFCQVKFHQLRAYLPDFPYNSSSCIWMSGVSIIDLDEWREHDVTGIHHRILEKLRHDTEASWRSAALPAGLLAFQNLIHPIEGQWVQFGLGHDYGLAHGAIKKAAILHYNGNMKPWLELGIHRYKKYWKRYLPRDDVFMMDCNVNP, translated from the exons ATGAAGGGCCCGGGAACGGCGGCCGGCTCCGCGGCCCCGGCGGGGaagaggcggtggcggtgcgtggcggcggcgggcgccgcggTGGCGCTGGCCTTCTTCTCCGTCGTCGTGCCGCTCGCCGTGCTCCTCGGCCTCCACGCGCGCTTCCCCTCGA TGTACTTGGTTGACGAGAGCGCTGTGTCG GTTTATGACGGCAGCGAAGGTGGTAGTTGGGAGCCAATTCCGACGGAG GAAAATGACACATTGCAGGTCAACAACACCGTGAAGGAGTTTGTGCTGCCTACTCCGAAG GAGTGGACCAATACAAATGGCAGTCAATCCGACACGGTTATTG CTTCTCCTATCCAGCAAGATACAGTATTGGAAAATTCTTCGTTGCTCAAT ATTACTGGCACTTATCTGAGGGACAGTTTTGAGCAAGGTTTACCTGGTGATGAGAATGGAAAATCCTGTCAGCTTGAGTTTGGAAGCTATTGTCTTTGGTCTGTAGAACATGAGGAAGTCATGAAAGATTTCATAGTGAAGCGACTTAAAGATCAGCTGTTTGTTGCGAGAGCTTACTATCCAAGCATTGTGAAACTTGATGGAATGGAAAACCTTTCACATGAAATGAAACAAAATATCCAAGAACATGGGCATATGCTTAGTGAAGCCATATCTGATGCTGATCTTCCTGAACT TCATAGAGTCAATATGGCCAAGATGGATCAGACAATTGCTGCAGCTAAATCATGTGACGCAGAATGCACTAATGTTGAGAAAAAGCTGACGCAGTTGCTTGATatgactgaagatgaagctctTTTTCATGCAAGACAGAGCGCTTATCTTTACAGGCTTGGAGTTCAGACATTGCCCAAGAGCCTCCACTGCCTTTCAATGAGATTGACTGTTGATTACTTCAATGCATCATCTGACATGGAGCATTCAGATGCTGAAAAGTTTGGAAATCCAGCATTCCAACACCATGTCATTTTCTCCACCAACCTTCTTGCGTCATCCATGACTATCAACTCAAGTGTGATAAATTCTGAG GAATCAGCAAATATGGTTTTCCATCTGATGACCGATGGACAAAACTTTTATGCATTTAAGAACTGGTTCATCAGAAATTCCTACAAGGGAGCTACCATAAGAGTCCTTAATTTTGAATATTTGCAAATGAAGAATTTGGGTAATGGGATAGTTGATCAATTATCACCATCTGAAGAGTTCCGAATCACCTCCAATAGCAATGCTCTAACGTTAAACACTCTTACGAGGACTGAGTATATTTCAATGTTTGGGCACTCCCTTTTCTTGCTTCCTGAATTGTTTACCAATCTTAAAAGGGTCATTGTCTTGGAAGACGATACTATAGTCCAGAGAGACTTGTCGCTCCTGTGGAACCTTGACTTAAAGGGAAAAGTGATTGGTGCTGTCCAGTTTTGTCAAGTTAAATTTCATCAACTCAGAGCATACTTGCCTGACTTCCCCTATAATTCTAGTTCATGCATATGGATGTCTGGAGTGAGCATTATTGATCTCGATGAATGGAGGGAACATGATGTCACTGGAATTCATCACCGAATTCTAGAGAAG CTGCGACATGACACAGAAGCTTCCTGGAGATCTGCAGCACTCCCTGCAGGCCTGCTTGCTTTTCAAAATCTGATCCATCCTATTGAAGGCCAGTGGGTTCAATTCGGGCTTGGCCATGACTATGGACTCGCTCATGGTGCTATAAAGAAAGCTGCCATATTGCACTACAATGGTAACATGAAACCCTGGTTAGAGCTTGGGATACACCGGTACAAAAAATACTGGAAGAGGTACCTGCCAAGGGATGATGTATTTATGATGGATTGCAATGTAAACCCATGA